A genomic segment from Candidatus Poribacteria bacterium encodes:
- a CDS encoding class I SAM-dependent methyltransferase: MLRKFYVLTCIVGVGFLLTYAPTVPSGESQSETAATRPASTRYEQRTPSRDGIGKFYMGREISRVMGHQGAEWLERPEREREEMPNRLVELLKLKEGDVVADIGIGTGYIARKISPKIGETGIIYGVEIQQEMLDILAEKMAEEGITNIKGVLGTITDPKLPPNSVDLAIMVDVYHEFSHPYEMMQNICRGLKIGGRVAFVEYRLEDDNVPIKRLHKMSELQVIKEATPHPLSWVETLDDLPWQHVIIFEKIGGQ; the protein is encoded by the coding sequence ATGCTTAGAAAATTTTATGTTTTGACATGCATTGTCGGCGTGGGTTTTCTGCTAACGTATGCCCCAACGGTGCCAAGCGGCGAGTCGCAATCAGAGACCGCGGCTACACGTCCAGCGAGTACGCGCTATGAACAGCGCACACCCAGCCGAGACGGAATTGGCAAATTCTATATGGGACGTGAAATCTCTCGCGTAATGGGGCACCAAGGTGCGGAATGGTTGGAACGTCCGGAACGTGAACGCGAAGAGATGCCGAACCGCCTCGTTGAGTTGCTGAAACTCAAAGAGGGGGATGTTGTTGCGGATATCGGTATTGGCACAGGCTATATCGCTCGGAAAATCTCACCGAAAATCGGTGAGACAGGAATCATCTACGGCGTTGAAATTCAGCAGGAGATGCTTGACATTCTTGCTGAGAAGATGGCAGAAGAAGGTATTACCAACATCAAAGGGGTTTTAGGCACGATTACCGATCCGAAACTGCCGCCGAATTCGGTTGATCTCGCCATTATGGTGGATGTTTATCATGAGTTTTCGCATCCTTATGAGATGATGCAGAATATCTGTCGTGGTCTCAAAATAGGTGGTAGGGTGGCTTTTGTGGAATATCGCTTGGAAGATGATAATGTACCGATCAAGCGTTTGCACAAGATGAGCGAATTGCAGGTGATTAAAGAGGCGACACCCCACCCGCTTTCTTGGGTAGAGACACTTGACGATCTACCGTGGCAGCATGTTATTATTTTTGAGAAGATTGGTGGGCAATAG
- a CDS encoding PSD1 and planctomycete cytochrome C domain-containing protein, whose amino-acid sequence MKIANTTIPLIALLACFCLAVLGLSTASAEHHETEQANINYNLDIRPILANNCYACHGPDAKARQANLRLDTKAGAFSEPSGYPIIVPNKPEESELHLRIISDDDTYRMPPAGFNKTLTPEQIEAITQWIREGAKWEEHWAFTTPVSQTPPDVKNDGWVRNPIDAFILSRLEKEGLQPASEADKRTLIRRLSFDLTGLPPTREEIHQFLADDSPDAYEKVIDAFMAKPEYGEHLARFWLDVARYGDTHGLHLDNYREMWPYRDWVIEAFTKNMPFDQFTIEQLAGDLLPEPTLEQKIATGFNRCHVTTSEGGSIDEEYYVQYAIDRADTTSSVWMGLTVGCAQCHDHKYDPITQKEFYQLYAYFNNITENAMDGNRKDSPPVVKLPTPEQEAELAAFDEQITELDAQTKAPIPELDATQIAWENRIPHWTTLKPTSLSSKGGATLEVLEDNSILASGTNPEQETYEVIVDLPPGKWSAVRLEGIKHESLPKGGIGRSSNGNVVLTDFALFIAPPAPDDSETPAETESTDTEANAETQAEAGSTVDADTEEAQAENTPAAETETEAETESETTADTEAEGTPTDDASVEGETESTDPDDPWTPIQVVQAWADHEQVMGEGNLGGVIANAIDDKPETGWALDRRNQNRQAIFLVAAPFGTEGGQLKIRLKHEFDLRQKQLGRFRLALTDAATIYPIGSKIGLGNWHAAGPFTAEHGNLAFYQVYEPETKNVNTGATYEVNGKTIKWEQQTHWVDEQVHNDIVGENSATYLFRNISSVTQQKALLHIGSNDALKVWMNGTELLAKNVQRDAAADQEQVQVNLKPGNNTLLLKVVNYSGPSGFYFRLESAPPMIPSNIVDIAGTSRGERETAQKDQIRDYYRRNIPLDKTVNENAQRAFADLKDLFADLSEVQGKRNTLDGSLTTTLVMQEREEPRGAYVLARGEYQNREEQVYPQTPAILSPMPEDTAPNRLGFAKWLLSPEHPLTARVAINRFWQNVFGMGIVKTSEDFGTQGTPPVHPELLDWLATEFIASGWDVQTMLKLMLTSATYRQSAQVTPEKLERDADNALLSRSPRYRLDAEIVRDNALALSNLLYTKVGGPSVKPPQPDGLWKAVGFTGSNTDTFVKDTGADKVYRRSLYTFWKRTAPPPQMNILDAPSREACTIRRERTNTPMQALMLMNDPQFFEAARAFAERTIKEGGETPEARIAYIFEMATARLPKPKEETLLLETFQIHHQEFEANPEAAKELIAVGESPPDETLDAVEVAAWTMIANLILNLDEVLNKG is encoded by the coding sequence GTGAAGATCGCTAACACTACGATTCCACTAATAGCTCTATTGGCGTGTTTCTGCCTCGCCGTGTTAGGACTATCCACGGCATCTGCAGAACATCACGAAACGGAACAAGCGAATATAAATTACAATCTCGACATCCGTCCGATTCTTGCGAACAATTGCTATGCCTGCCATGGACCGGATGCCAAGGCTCGACAGGCTAATCTGCGGCTTGATACGAAAGCGGGAGCATTCTCTGAACCGAGCGGTTACCCGATAATCGTCCCCAATAAACCGGAAGAGAGTGAACTCCATCTCCGCATCATATCCGATGATGACACCTACCGCATGCCCCCAGCGGGCTTCAATAAGACCCTGACACCGGAGCAGATCGAAGCCATCACACAATGGATTCGCGAAGGTGCGAAATGGGAAGAGCACTGGGCGTTCACCACACCAGTCAGCCAGACACCACCGGATGTGAAGAACGATGGTTGGGTCAGAAATCCGATTGATGCCTTCATCCTCTCACGCCTTGAAAAGGAAGGCTTACAACCCGCAAGTGAAGCCGATAAACGGACGCTCATCCGCCGCCTAAGTTTTGATCTTACTGGCTTACCACCAACACGCGAAGAGATCCATCAATTCCTCGCAGACGATTCACCCGACGCTTACGAAAAAGTTATTGATGCTTTCATGGCAAAGCCCGAATACGGCGAGCACCTTGCACGCTTCTGGCTCGATGTCGCACGCTACGGCGATACGCACGGACTCCATTTAGATAACTACCGTGAAATGTGGCCCTATCGCGATTGGGTTATTGAGGCATTTACCAAAAATATGCCGTTCGATCAGTTCACGATTGAGCAGTTGGCAGGGGACCTCTTACCAGAACCGACGCTTGAACAAAAGATCGCCACCGGCTTTAACAGATGCCACGTCACGACAAGTGAAGGCGGTTCGATTGATGAGGAATACTATGTTCAGTACGCGATCGACAGAGCCGACACCACCTCCAGCGTCTGGATGGGATTAACTGTCGGATGCGCGCAGTGCCACGATCATAAATACGATCCGATCACGCAGAAGGAATTCTATCAACTCTACGCCTATTTCAATAATATCACTGAAAATGCGATGGATGGCAACCGTAAGGATTCACCCCCGGTTGTGAAGTTACCGACCCCGGAGCAGGAAGCAGAACTCGCCGCGTTTGATGAACAGATCACCGAGTTAGATGCACAGACTAAAGCACCTATCCCGGAGCTCGATGCGACGCAAATCGCTTGGGAAAACAGGATACCGCATTGGACAACACTGAAACCGACCTCGCTCTCCTCAAAAGGTGGGGCGACGCTCGAAGTCTTAGAGGATAACTCTATATTAGCCAGCGGCACCAATCCCGAACAGGAAACCTATGAGGTTATTGTAGACCTACCGCCCGGCAAATGGAGTGCGGTGCGATTAGAAGGTATCAAGCACGAATCCTTGCCGAAAGGTGGAATCGGTAGAAGTAGTAACGGTAACGTCGTCTTGACCGACTTCGCGCTTTTCATTGCGCCACCCGCACCGGATGATAGCGAGACACCTGCCGAAACGGAAAGCACCGATACCGAGGCTAATGCTGAAACGCAAGCAGAAGCAGGAAGCACCGTTGATGCTGACACTGAAGAAGCACAAGCAGAAAATACGCCTGCCGCCGAGACCGAAACTGAAGCGGAAACGGAAAGTGAAACCACCGCTGACACTGAAGCGGAAGGCACACCGACAGATGATGCAAGCGTGGAAGGCGAAACCGAAAGCACTGACCCCGACGATCCATGGACACCTATCCAAGTCGTGCAAGCCTGGGCGGACCACGAGCAAGTCATGGGTGAAGGCAATCTCGGTGGTGTCATCGCAAACGCTATTGACGATAAACCCGAGACTGGATGGGCACTCGACAGAAGAAACCAAAATCGACAAGCGATCTTTCTTGTCGCTGCGCCCTTTGGAACGGAAGGCGGTCAGTTGAAAATTCGTCTGAAGCATGAGTTTGACCTACGTCAGAAGCAATTAGGGCGATTCCGACTTGCGCTCACAGATGCAGCAACGATTTACCCCATCGGTTCTAAGATAGGATTAGGAAACTGGCACGCTGCGGGTCCGTTCACCGCTGAACACGGTAATCTCGCCTTCTATCAGGTCTACGAACCCGAAACGAAAAACGTCAACACAGGGGCTACTTATGAGGTGAACGGTAAGACCATCAAGTGGGAGCAGCAGACACACTGGGTTGACGAACAGGTACATAACGATATTGTCGGTGAAAACAGTGCGACCTATCTCTTCCGAAACATATCTTCTGTCACACAACAGAAAGCACTTTTGCACATCGGGAGCAACGATGCCCTGAAGGTTTGGATGAACGGCACTGAACTCCTCGCCAAAAATGTCCAACGAGATGCTGCCGCCGATCAAGAACAGGTACAGGTCAATCTCAAGCCGGGTAACAATACCCTACTTCTGAAAGTTGTCAACTATTCAGGGCCTTCTGGCTTCTACTTCCGTCTCGAAAGCGCGCCACCGATGATTCCATCAAATATTGTCGATATCGCTGGCACATCTCGCGGCGAACGTGAGACTGCACAGAAAGACCAAATTCGGGATTATTATCGAAGGAATATCCCACTTGATAAGACAGTCAATGAAAATGCACAGCGCGCATTCGCAGATCTGAAAGATCTATTCGCTGACTTATCAGAGGTCCAGGGAAAGCGGAATACACTCGATGGGTCACTCACAACTACACTCGTGATGCAAGAACGAGAGGAACCGAGAGGTGCCTACGTTTTAGCACGTGGTGAATACCAAAACCGAGAGGAACAGGTTTATCCGCAAACCCCGGCAATACTATCACCGATGCCGGAAGATACAGCACCGAACCGTCTCGGCTTTGCCAAGTGGCTGCTTTCACCGGAACACCCGCTTACTGCGCGTGTCGCCATTAATCGATTCTGGCAAAACGTCTTCGGCATGGGGATTGTGAAAACATCAGAAGATTTCGGCACACAAGGCACACCGCCGGTGCATCCGGAACTTCTCGATTGGCTCGCGACCGAATTTATTGCGTCTGGGTGGGATGTGCAAACGATGCTGAAATTGATGCTCACCTCGGCAACATACCGACAGAGTGCACAGGTCACACCTGAAAAACTGGAGCGTGATGCGGATAACGCCTTGCTCTCCCGCAGTCCGAGGTACCGACTCGATGCTGAAATCGTGCGTGATAACGCGCTTGCCCTCAGCAATTTGTTGTATACCAAAGTTGGGGGTCCGAGCGTCAAACCGCCGCAACCGGACGGACTCTGGAAAGCCGTAGGGTTTACCGGATCGAATACCGACACGTTTGTTAAAGATACCGGTGCTGATAAAGTGTATCGCCGGAGCCTCTATACATTCTGGAAGCGCACGGCACCGCCGCCACAGATGAACATTCTGGACGCACCATCACGGGAAGCCTGCACAATCCGTCGTGAACGTACCAATACACCGATGCAGGCGTTAATGCTGATGAACGATCCGCAGTTCTTTGAAGCGGCGCGCGCTTTTGCAGAACGCACCATCAAGGAGGGTGGCGAAACACCGGAAGCACGCATCGCTTACATCTTTGAGATGGCAACCGCCCGCCTCCCGAAACCGAAGGAGGAGACCTTGCTACTGGAGACGTTCCAAATCCACCACCAAGAGTTTGAGGCGAACCCAGAAGCAGCCAAAGAACTGATTGCTGTCGGTGAATCACCACCTGATGAAACTTTAGATGCAGTCGAAGTTGCTGCATGGACGATGATTGCAAACCTAATTCTCAATCTGGACGAAGTCCTAAATAAGGGATAG
- a CDS encoding DUF1501 domain-containing protein, with protein MDPIKEYLKLETRRQFFGKCASGLGGAALASLLPNVVANALESQAKPRFGGLPELPHFAPKAKRAIYLFMSGAPSQLDLYDYKPDMGKWFDTDLPESVRMGQRLTTMTSGQDKFPIAPSIFEFKKYDNGGDGVWISELLPHTGAMAKDLAIIKTVHTEAINHDPAITFFCTGDESPGKPSLGAWLSYGLGSENRNLPAFIVMNATWSGPKGAQALYNRLWGSGFLPSEHQGVLLRSQGDPVLFLSNPEGVNEKTRKQMLDTLVELNKELYEEVGDPETHARISQYEMAFRMQTSVPELADLSDEPEHVLEMYGPEVKTPGTFANCCILARRMMERDVRLAQIFHRGWDQHGQLPTNIRNQARDIDQPSAGLVQDLKQRGMLDETLVVWGGEFGRTVYCQGTLTPDNYGRDHHPKCFTRWMAGGGIKGGVVHGETDDFSYNIVKDPVHVRDINATILHLLGIDHERLTFKFQGLDHRLTGVEEKARLVTELLA; from the coding sequence ATGGACCCAATTAAGGAATACCTGAAACTTGAAACCCGTCGCCAATTCTTCGGGAAATGTGCGTCGGGACTCGGTGGTGCAGCACTCGCTTCGCTGCTGCCAAACGTTGTCGCCAATGCGCTCGAAAGCCAAGCGAAACCGAGATTCGGAGGTCTACCAGAGTTACCACACTTTGCGCCGAAGGCGAAACGTGCTATCTACCTATTCATGTCCGGTGCACCGTCCCAATTGGATCTCTATGATTACAAACCGGATATGGGAAAATGGTTTGATACCGACCTCCCAGAATCCGTCCGGATGGGTCAACGTCTCACAACGATGACATCAGGACAGGATAAGTTCCCTATCGCGCCCTCTATATTTGAATTCAAGAAATATGACAACGGTGGCGACGGTGTATGGATTAGTGAATTGTTACCGCACACTGGAGCGATGGCGAAAGACCTTGCGATTATCAAGACGGTACACACTGAGGCGATCAATCACGATCCGGCTATCACCTTCTTCTGTACCGGTGATGAAAGTCCGGGTAAACCGAGTCTCGGCGCGTGGCTGAGTTATGGACTCGGCAGTGAAAACAGGAACCTACCTGCCTTTATTGTGATGAACGCCACATGGAGCGGTCCGAAGGGTGCACAAGCACTCTATAACCGTCTCTGGGGCTCTGGCTTCCTTCCCTCAGAACACCAAGGCGTGCTGTTGCGGAGCCAAGGTGATCCGGTGCTGTTCCTCTCGAATCCAGAAGGGGTTAACGAAAAAACAAGGAAACAGATGCTGGATACCCTCGTTGAACTCAATAAAGAACTCTACGAGGAAGTAGGCGATCCAGAAACGCATGCTCGTATCTCTCAATACGAAATGGCGTTCCGTATGCAGACAAGCGTTCCCGAACTTGCCGATCTGTCGGATGAACCCGAGCACGTCTTGGAGATGTACGGACCAGAGGTCAAAACTCCCGGCACATTTGCCAATTGCTGTATCCTTGCACGTCGGATGATGGAGCGTGATGTCCGCCTCGCCCAGATCTTTCATCGCGGTTGGGATCAACACGGTCAGCTGCCCACGAACATCCGTAATCAGGCGCGCGACATTGACCAACCCTCGGCTGGACTCGTCCAAGACTTGAAACAGCGCGGGATGCTGGACGAAACCTTAGTCGTCTGGGGCGGTGAATTCGGACGAACCGTCTACTGTCAAGGTACGCTTACGCCCGATAACTACGGACGCGACCACCATCCGAAATGCTTTACACGCTGGATGGCTGGCGGCGGTATTAAGGGTGGCGTTGTCCACGGCGAAACCGATGACTTCAGCTACAATATCGTCAAAGACCCTGTTCACGTCCGGGATATCAATGCTACGATTCTCCACCTCCTCGGCATCGACCACGAGCGGTTAACCTTTAAATTCCAAGGGCTTGACCATCGATTGACAGGCGTTGAAGAAAAAGCACGTCTTGTCACGGAGCTCTTGGCATAA